TCTTACACAGAGCAATGGTAGGTAGGTTAACATGAGATGCCTCTGTGAGAGGCTGGTGGTCAGGCCTGGGGTCAGTAACCACAAGAAGCCGTGGCTCCCAGACGGCTGCCTGGATCTGGTTAGTGAAGGTTCCAGGAGTGAAGTGGCCAGCAATTGGAGTGGCTCCAGTGGCAGCAGCAAAtttcagcacagccctctggCCAGTATTCCTGGAGGATATAACACTGACATCAGCAGGGTTTTCAATGGCAATAATGGCACGAGCCGCCAGCAGAAGCTTCTCCCAGGTCCTCTTCAGATTTATTATGTAGAGGCCATCACTTTTCCTTTTATAGATGTACTGTTCCATCTGGAAGTCAAGATTGGTGCCACCTAAGTGGGTTCCTGCTGCAAGGAACTTAAGGACATCCTCCTCCTTCATTTGCAGGACATCAAGGGGTCCGGACATTGTGAAAGTTTCCTTTTAAGTTATGACGGGAATCCAGAACAACGCCGTATGGACCCCTCTGTAGGTAGCATGGAAAGGCTCAACTTCTTGTGATTAGTGTaagcatggtatatctttctccattcctttacttttttttttttttttttttctattgagacagtctctctctgtcacccagggtggagtgcattagtgtgctctcagctcactgtagtctctgcctcccatgctcaggcaatcctcccacctcctcagtctcctgattagctaggactacaggcacccaccaccatgcctggctaatttttgtagagatgggttttgccgtgtttcccaggctggtctcaaactcctaggctcaaatgatcctcctgccttgtcctctcaaagtgctgggattacaagtgtgagccaccacagctggccattcctttactttttttttttttttttttttttggattaaaacaatagaaatttgttcCTTCACCATTCAGGAGCCCAGGAGTCTGGAATTCACGTGTTGGCAGGGTTGCCCTCTCTCTGGAGGCTTTAAGGGAGAATCCTTCCTTATTGCCTCCTCCAGTTTCTGGTAGCTGTCAGAATTCCTGGTGGCTGTAtccatcactccaatctctgcctccatttcacatggccttctctgtGTGCCGTCTCCTCTCTGTCTGTTATAAGGATACTTATCATTGGATTTACAGCCCGCCTTGGCAGTCCTGGATGATTTCATCTTAGATCCTTAACTtacttacatctgcaaagaccccttTTCCAAATAGGGTCACATTCACAGGGTCCAGGTATTAGAAAAAAGACCTGTCTTTCAGGAGGCTGCCATTCAACCCACTATAGGAGTTCAGCAACATTTTCCACTTCTCTTTAACTACTTTCATTCCACGCTTGGCTGAGTATAATCCTTATTCTGTTTTCTAAATACTGATAGTACTTCCTTGACTGATTTGTGAGCACTAACTCTGTTAGTCCTTTAGGGTAAAGAGCGTGCTTAGACATCTTTAATTCTATAACATttgacacagtgcctggcatatagtagattcTCAGTGAATGTTTGTTAAATGGATGGTTGTAGGGAGGGATCATgccttgtttatttcattttcccttaAAATGCCTAACTCCATACTTTGAAAATAGTAGATACTCGAGAATCTTGAATTAAAGAAAGAATACTTTGAATATTCAGTTCTAGCTGTCTCCCAGGGGAATCTTTCTGAAACCTGGTCCTCTGGTTGCCCTAGTACTCT
This genomic stretch from Chlorocebus sabaeus isolate Y175 chromosome X, mChlSab1.0.hap1, whole genome shotgun sequence harbors:
- the LOC103232082 gene encoding small ribosomal subunit protein uS2-like, which encodes MSGPLDVLQMKEEDVLKFLAAGTHLGGTNLDFQMEQYIYKRKSDGLYIINLKRTWEKLLLAARAIIAIENPADVSVISSRNTGQRAVLKFAAATGATPIAGHFTPGTFTNQIQAAVWEPRLLVVTDPRPDHQPLTEASHVNLPTIALCKRDSPLRYVDIAIPCNNKGAHSVGLMWWMLAREVLHMRGTISREHPWKVMPDLYFYRDPEEIEKEEQAAAEKAVTKEAFQGEWTAPAPEFTATQPEVADWSEGVQVPSVPIQQFPTEDWSAQPATEDWSAAPTAQVTEWVGATTEWS